AAGCGCTGCAGGGGAAGATGTTGCGTGTGATGGATATCGCTGTGGATGGTAGTAGCTATCTTTTACTGGGTGACGGGCCCAAGACTGGTCAATTCATATGGGACGTTGACAAGCGGGACACGATAGGTGAGATGATACCCTACGCCGTTATCAGCCAGTTCAGACACACACGCCTGCAGGACGCCATGAAGGCCGCCGGTATGGAACCGGACGCTTTCTCTGACGAGGTGATCGATATAGTGAGCAAGGCGATCGGCGTGGATCTCAAGAAGATACTGGGTCTACTGGAGGTGCTGCCATGGAGATAGTTACGGATCTGGAAAAGCTGCGCGTGCCTTGTATAGAGGCTACTGAGGTGATAAACGTGGAGGCGATGGCCGCCGCGCTACTCTACGACATGAAGAAATACGGCGGGTGCGGCCTGGCCGCGAATCAGGTGGGCTTCAAGCACCGGGTGTGCGTTATAGCCGTGGGCGACATGACGCCCATCGTCTTAGTAAACCCTCTGATAATCAAAGAGAAGAAGCCGCGGCGCGTCAGGGAAGGCTGCCTGTCCCTGCCCGGAATAGAGGTTGAGATAGAGCGTCCCATGTACGTAAAAGTCAAAGCCATGGACGAGCGCTGGAACACTAGAAAATACACGTTCACAGGGTCGCAAGCCCAGGTGGCCCGGCACGAGATCGACCACCTGAACGGGATACTGATGATCGATTACCTCGAGACATACGACAGGGAAGTGAAGGAGCGGCTCCTGAGAGGGGCGGTATACAAGAGAAAGACCGGTCTGGAGGGGTTGGTTGAGTAAGATGTACCACTGCTGCATAGCGCTGGACGCGCTGCTGCGGTTGACGCTGGAGGGGGAGAAGGTGCTTGTAGATGCGGAAACAGGCAAGCCCCTTGAAGAGCGCGAAATATACGAGTTGGTCAAGGAAATGAAGGCCGACGGCAATACCGTCTTCACGCCGGGCTGCGATAACGTGGATAGCGGGGGCCGGTGCCGCGGGCATAAGGAGAAATAAAAAAGGCCGGCGAGATCTCGCCGGCCTTTTGCTATCGAACCTACCAGTAGCGCCCCCTGGCCATCCTGGTCAGGAATCTCACCGTCAACTTGAAGTGCAGCTTCGCTTCCCTCTTGAGGAATGCTTTATTGAGCTTATCGAACACCTGGCAGTTTAGGGCCCGCTTCAAGCGATCCGCTGAGTTCCACATCATTTGGATATCGCGCCTCAGCTGAATATCTTTGTCAGTCATTACTTCACCAGCCTTACGTCGAGGGCCTTTAGCACGTTGTTGATATCGTTGGCGATGGTGATGCTGTCGTTGCCGGCGAAGAGCAGGCCCACAGCCCGCCTGCCCTTGTCCAGGATGAGCGAGCCGCTGTCGCCGCCGGCGGAGAACTTGCCGCCGATGCCGCTGATGATGGTCTGGTCCTCGAAGATGGCGTAATCGCCGTCCCCCATGTTGACGTTGACTATGTTATCGATGCTGTCGATCTTGCCATGTGTGACTTCTGTAGTGCGCCCGCGTTTCATCACTTCCATGCCGACTGTAGGCTCCGCGATACCGGTGACCACGCCGATATCCGGGATAAAGGGGTCGATAACTACCGTTGATGTCGGCAGTGCCAGGGCGCAGTCCACTTTGTTGGTCACGTCCCTGTAGCTGGATAACCTCGAGTGGCGGCCAAAGAGTCCCGAAAGCCAGTTCCAGATCCTTATCATTGCCGACGTGAAGGGGCAGTCGCTGGAGCTCACCGTCTCGATCTCCACGAAATCGTCGAGGGTGGCGATGATATCCGCCGGGTACTGTCCGCCGTCGTATTTACCCG
The nucleotide sequence above comes from Dehalococcoidia bacterium. Encoded proteins:
- the def gene encoding peptide deformylase; amino-acid sequence: MPCIEATEVINVEAMAAALLYDMKKYGGCGLAANQVGFKHRVCVIAVGDMTPIVLVNPLIIKEKKPRRVREGCLSLPGIEVEIERPMYVKVKAMDERWNTRKYTFTGSQAQVARHEIDHLNGILMIDYLETYDREVKERLLRGAVYKRKTGLEGLVE